In a single window of the Leisingera daeponensis DSM 23529 genome:
- a CDS encoding STAS domain-containing protein translates to MNEVISSTLQSPSKGLREVWGWFDVSQDDRVRVSGLLPLAEQNIEAILEEFYSREGGYDRPGGDGPPHGMQDVRDEQRRHLLELFEAGLDQKSFQDRRRAGLFNENYGISPSFYLGLYTFAINRICDLLRQEAEDEASALETEKALRKAAACHQAMTIEAFSAARSDAIEQRERQLSELPTPVLRLQAGLLLVPVVGVLDSHRSRLLTMQILDAIREQNARAVVLDITGVAAVDSMVANHLIQTMTATRLMGAHSVLTGISAEVAQSLVKIGVTGEALNPAGDLERGVETARKLLER, encoded by the coding sequence ATGAACGAGGTCATTTCTTCGACACTCCAATCCCCGTCCAAGGGGCTGCGGGAGGTATGGGGGTGGTTCGATGTAAGCCAGGACGACCGGGTCCGGGTGTCCGGCCTGCTGCCTCTGGCCGAACAGAATATCGAGGCGATCCTGGAAGAATTCTACAGCCGCGAGGGCGGGTACGACCGCCCCGGCGGCGATGGCCCTCCGCACGGCATGCAGGACGTCCGCGACGAGCAGCGGCGGCATCTGCTGGAGCTTTTTGAGGCGGGCCTCGACCAGAAATCCTTTCAGGACCGCAGGCGCGCCGGGCTGTTCAATGAAAACTATGGCATCTCGCCAAGTTTCTATCTGGGCCTCTATACCTTTGCCATCAACCGGATCTGCGATCTGCTGCGTCAGGAGGCCGAAGACGAAGCCAGCGCGCTGGAGACCGAGAAAGCGCTGCGCAAGGCGGCGGCGTGCCATCAGGCCATGACGATCGAAGCTTTCTCGGCCGCCCGGAGCGATGCGATCGAACAGCGCGAACGCCAGTTGAGCGAGCTGCCGACGCCGGTGCTGCGCCTGCAGGCGGGGCTGCTGCTGGTGCCTGTGGTCGGCGTGCTCGACAGTCACCGGTCGCGGCTTCTGACAATGCAGATCCTTGATGCAATCCGGGAGCAGAATGCCCGCGCGGTGGTGCTCGATATTACCGGGGTGGCTGCGGTCGACAGCATGGTCGCCAATCATCTGATCCAGACCATGACGGCTACCCGCCTGATGGGCGCGCATTCCGTGCTGACGGGCATCAGCGCCGAAGTGGCGCAGTCCCTGGTCAAGATCGGCGTGACCGGCGAGGCGCTGAACCCGGCGGGAGATCTTGAGCGGGGTGTTGAAACCGCGCGCAAGCTTCTGGAGCGCTAG
- a CDS encoding TniQ family protein, producing MTMDKLYPSLSFAHGETPLSWAARLAAFHTGGGLRPFLNDMDVPLMRLAGGHADAIRPLCELAGQDHKVVEYNTIRSLGRMRFSLRCEVFSKEFMTGAVTRFCPACLAEDESGANRPHARRRARLNWLFTPVRICPHHQLPLIQRRRDAWDNKARELRVLVPETGAELLALAASSPKRPPSPLQDYVIGLLDGVKGPEWLDGQGIEQAVRATEVLGAVLKFGADAKGGGLKELEWDEAGRTGWVYVSGGQASIREALDVILADARHPATRCQIRDRTYGMLYSWLARTKLSKEPGPIRGILREHILDNFDVKAGQPLLGKSGVQPRHRNIASLAASEGVHDVAFKDVLRAKGVIQEDEAKRPASHVLVDYEIGKAVAAEMKRAVAVTLLPKILNASRPMVAALIDEGLLTPLHDGGLKLGKISRAVDREHVDALLARIERIATPVADAPENLVSLAKSAEISRKKIQLILSAVFGGRLQRVMRLEKKPGLSGLLVDPREVKSLTPRGRPGMSAGLAFMMLGIGAVAGKRLISGQFCERVLKTVSVPGEGDAWVTPAAMACFRSRYVTFKSLLIEAKCKQPQLKQMLAAHEVTPAFDPKTLGAILYRRADLPESLGI from the coding sequence ATGACCATGGACAAGCTGTATCCCTCTCTCTCGTTTGCACACGGCGAGACGCCGCTGTCTTGGGCTGCGCGTCTTGCCGCCTTCCACACTGGTGGCGGTCTCCGGCCGTTCCTCAATGACATGGACGTTCCGCTCATGCGGCTCGCGGGCGGGCATGCAGACGCGATCAGGCCTCTGTGTGAACTGGCCGGTCAGGACCACAAAGTAGTGGAGTACAACACCATCCGCAGCCTGGGGCGTATGCGTTTTTCGCTGCGTTGTGAGGTCTTTTCCAAGGAATTCATGACGGGAGCCGTAACACGCTTTTGCCCCGCCTGCCTTGCAGAAGATGAAAGCGGAGCAAACCGTCCCCACGCGCGGCGGCGCGCGCGGTTGAACTGGCTATTTACTCCGGTCAGGATTTGCCCGCACCATCAGTTGCCCCTGATTCAGCGGAGGCGCGATGCCTGGGACAACAAGGCCCGGGAGTTGCGGGTGCTGGTGCCGGAAACAGGTGCGGAGCTGCTTGCCTTGGCCGCGTCATCGCCGAAACGTCCGCCGTCGCCACTTCAGGATTATGTCATCGGGCTTCTTGATGGTGTCAAGGGGCCGGAGTGGCTTGATGGTCAGGGGATCGAACAAGCGGTCCGCGCCACAGAGGTATTGGGAGCAGTGCTCAAGTTTGGTGCGGATGCAAAAGGCGGCGGCCTCAAAGAGTTGGAATGGGATGAAGCGGGCCGGACTGGATGGGTTTATGTTTCCGGAGGGCAGGCAAGCATTAGAGAGGCATTGGATGTGATCCTGGCCGATGCGAGACACCCAGCAACCAGGTGCCAAATCCGGGACAGGACTTACGGCATGCTCTACTCTTGGCTTGCCCGGACCAAATTGTCCAAAGAACCGGGACCGATCCGGGGCATCCTGCGCGAGCACATACTGGACAATTTTGATGTGAAGGCAGGACAGCCACTGCTCGGGAAATCCGGGGTGCAACCGCGCCACCGCAATATCGCTTCTCTGGCCGCGTCTGAGGGCGTGCATGATGTCGCCTTCAAGGATGTGCTGCGGGCGAAAGGTGTGATTCAAGAGGATGAAGCGAAGCGGCCGGCCTCCCATGTGCTTGTGGACTATGAGATTGGCAAGGCGGTAGCTGCAGAGATGAAACGGGCTGTTGCGGTCACATTGCTTCCAAAAATTCTCAATGCGTCCCGGCCCATGGTTGCAGCTCTGATTGACGAAGGGCTGCTAACTCCGTTGCACGACGGTGGCCTGAAGCTGGGCAAGATCAGCCGGGCGGTCGACCGTGAGCATGTAGACGCGCTTCTTGCCCGCATTGAGCGAATTGCCACTCCTGTCGCCGATGCGCCTGAAAACTTGGTCAGCCTGGCGAAAAGTGCAGAAATCAGCCGGAAGAAGATTCAGCTGATCCTCTCGGCCGTGTTCGGTGGTCGGCTACAGCGTGTCATGCGGCTGGAAAAAAAGCCCGGCCTCAGCGGCCTCCTGGTCGATCCGCGGGAGGTGAAATCCCTCACTCCGCGGGGCCGGCCTGGCATGAGTGCCGGTCTTGCGTTCATGATGCTGGGCATCGGAGCGGTTGCTGGCAAGCGGCTGATCTCAGGCCAGTTCTGCGAGAGGGTTCTGAAAACTGTCAGCGTTCCGGGCGAAGGAGATGCATGGGTCACACCCGCCGCCATGGCTTGCTTTCGCAGCAGGTATGTGACCTTCAAAAGCCTTCTGATTGAGGCGAAATGCAAACAGCCTCAGTTGAAACAGATGCTGGCAGCTCATGAAGTGACGCCGGCTTTCGACCCGAAGACCCTGGGCGCGATTCTGTATCGAAGGGCTGACCTGCCGGAATCCTTGGGAATCTGA
- a CDS encoding TniB family NTP-binding protein, with protein sequence MTDHAKIADTLETLRNLHVGSPRDAEFASHLDRLLKRDTSGKLLPEALRFTSTGETRGILVIDGPGGGKSTLVQRGLFRHPVFSQKPEGHSLYLDIVVPSPATLKSVTQELLTRSGYPLKSGRSEVWSQLQVFRERLHMLGIAVLWIDEAHDLFCADRNLILRAVKTLMQGEHPVIVILSGTERLREIIRTDAQVKRRFSTINLKPVAVHTDKEQFAALIEQYCARAELEPPQQEDLVDRLFHASRYRFGRCIETINAAIEQALNQDDAALDIWHFSEAWAFDEGCALDQNVFEAPEWWTIDPDASDEEEEPRKRVKRKRKQRERA encoded by the coding sequence ATGACTGACCATGCAAAGATCGCCGACACGCTGGAAACCCTGCGCAACCTTCATGTCGGATCTCCCAGGGACGCGGAATTCGCGTCCCACCTCGACCGGCTCCTGAAACGCGATACCTCGGGCAAACTGCTGCCCGAGGCTTTGCGCTTCACCTCCACGGGAGAGACGCGCGGTATTCTGGTGATCGACGGGCCCGGCGGCGGCAAATCCACTCTGGTGCAGCGCGGCCTTTTCCGTCACCCCGTGTTCTCCCAGAAGCCGGAGGGGCATTCGCTGTATTTGGATATAGTGGTGCCGAGTCCCGCGACTCTGAAGAGCGTGACGCAGGAGCTTTTGACCCGCAGCGGCTACCCCTTAAAGTCCGGCCGCAGTGAGGTCTGGAGCCAGCTCCAGGTGTTCCGTGAACGGCTCCACATGCTCGGCATCGCTGTCCTGTGGATCGACGAGGCGCATGACTTGTTCTGTGCCGACCGGAACCTGATCCTCAGGGCTGTGAAGACGCTGATGCAGGGGGAGCACCCGGTGATCGTGATCCTGTCCGGCACCGAAAGGCTCCGGGAAATCATCCGCACGGACGCGCAGGTTAAGCGCCGGTTTTCCACCATCAACCTGAAACCGGTCGCAGTGCATACAGACAAGGAACAGTTCGCCGCCCTGATCGAGCAGTACTGCGCCCGCGCGGAACTGGAGCCGCCTCAGCAGGAGGATCTGGTCGACAGGCTGTTCCATGCCTCCCGCTACAGGTTCGGACGCTGTATCGAGACCATCAATGCGGCAATCGAGCAGGCGCTGAACCAGGACGACGCGGCCCTGGATATCTGGCATTTCTCGGAAGCCTGGGCGTTCGATGAGGGATGCGCGCTCGACCAGAATGTGTTCGAGGCTCCGGAATGGTGGACGATCGACCCGGATGCGTCCGATGAGGAGGAAGAACCCAGGAAACGGGTCAAACGCAAGCGGAAGCAGAGGGAGAGGGCATGA